One segment of Zymoseptoria tritici IPO323 chromosome 2, whole genome shotgun sequence DNA contains the following:
- the TPI1 gene encoding triose-phosphate isomerase (triose-phosphate isomerase; phosphotriose isomerase; triose phosphoisomerase; triose phosphate mutase; D-glyceraldehyde-3-phosphate ketol-isomerase) — MARQFFVGGNFKMNGTISGIKDIIHHLNDAKLDPNTEVVVSPPALYLLLAREHLRSGIEVAAQNVFDKPNGAFTGEISVSQLKDSNITWAILGHSERRTIIKESDDFIASKTKTALDGGLGVILCCGETLEQREANKTKEVVLSQLAAVSKVTQDWKNIVVAYEPVWAIGTGKVASEEQAEEVHKWIREWIEKELGKEAAEKTRIIYGGSVNEKNASSLAKQSNIDGFLVGGASLKPAFVEIINAKQA, encoded by the exons ATGGCTCGTCAATTCTTCGTCGGCGGTAACTTCAAGAT GAACGGCACCATCTCCGGCATCAAAGACATCATCCACCACCTCAACGACGCCAAACTCGACCCCAACACCGAAGTCGTCGTCTCCCCACCCgccctctacctcctcctcgcccgcgAGCACCTTCGCTCCGGCATCGAAGTCGCCGCTCAAAACGTCTTTGACAAGCCCAACGGCGCTTTCACCGGTGAGATTTCAGTCTCGCAGTTGAAGGACTCCAACATCACGTGGGCGATCTTGGGACACTCGGAGCGGAGGACCATCATCAAGGAGAGTGACGACTTCATCGCGAGCAAGACGAAGACTGCCCTCGACGGAGGACTCGGTGTGATTCTTTGCTGTGGTGAGACGTTGGAACAGAGGGAAGCCAACAAGACGAAGGAAGTCGTCCTCTCTCAACTCGCGGCCGTGTCAAAGGTGACGCAGGATTGGAAGAACATCGTCGTGGCCTACGAGCCGGTATGGGCGATTGGAACGGGTAAAGTCGCGAGTGAAgagcaggcggaggaggtgcaCAAGTGGATTCGGGAGTGGATTGAGAAGGAGCTGGGCaaggaggcggcggagaagacgaggatcaTCTATGGAGGGAGTGTCAACGAGAAGAACGCGAGCAGTTTGGCGAAGCAGAGCAATATTGATGGGTTCCTTGTGGGAGGCGCGAGTTTGAAGCCGGCGTTTGTGGAGATTATCAATGCTAAGCAGGCGTGA